The Candidatus Omnitrophota bacterium genome segment CACAGCTTTATGGCAAGCTGGAAAAGTTATCTCCGAAGAACAGGTTTCAATGGAAAAAGGCTCTATGGCCGTTGAATCCGCCTTTAAAGCAAAAGGAATCATTCTCGAAAACAAGGTTGCAAGAAATGATGTCACACAATTACGCGGCAAAGATAAAAACGATTTGCGAGTTGCCGTTGATGTATTCTCCAAAGGGGATAAAAACATTAAGATTGAAATTCGCTACGGAATCGGCGATGAAACTCTCGCGAGAGATCTTTTAAACCAGATAAAGAGATATTTGTAAGCCTTAAAGAATAATGAGGAAATAAAATGCAAAAAAGGAATATGTCTATATTTGAAAAATATCTAACACTATGGGTTGGATTATGTATTGGAGCAGGGATTTTGATTGGCAAAATTGTTCCAAATTTTGCAAGCTATCTTGATGGTTTTGCTATTTATGTTAATAACGCTCCGGTTGTTTCTATCCCTATTGCCATATGTTTATTTTTTATGATGTATCCTATCATGGTCAAGATCGATTTTGTAGAAGTTGTAAGAGCAGGGAAGTCTCCAAAACCTGTCGGGCTAACTCTTTTTGTGAATTGGGCAATAAAACCATTTACGATGTATGCGATTGCTTTTTTCTTTCTTGGCGTTTTATTTAAAGGATTCATTGGGGCTGATGCTATAGATTACGTAAAAATGCCTCCTGGGGCAAATTGGGCAATTGGTTCTATTCATGGAGCGGGAACAGTTGTAATGCAGCAGGGAATAAAGATGTTGCAGGTTCCCCTGTGGAGAAGTTATTTTGCTGGATGTATTTTGCTGGGAATCGCTCCTTGCACGGCAATGGTTTTGATATGGGGATTTCTTTCAAAAGGAAATGATAGCCATACGCTTGTCATGGTGGCTGTTAATTCTTTAACAATGTTATTGCTTTACGGGGTCCTCGGAGGTTTTCTCCTAGGAGTAGGGAGGATGCCGATTCCTTGGCAAGCGCTGTTGCTTTCTATCGCAATTTATGTTGCATTGCCTCTGGTTGCAGGATTTCTTTCAAGAAAATGGATTATAGCGTACAAAGGAACCGATTGGTTTAACAAAAAGTTTTTACACATATTGTCCCCCGTATCCATCGTTGCACTGCTTTTTACTCTTGTGCTTTTGTTTTCTTTTAAAGGAAAAGTTATTCTCGATAAACCTTTGACTATTTTATGGATTGCAATACCGCTTTTTATTCAGACGTGTTTTATATTTGCGCTAACCTACTGGATGGCAAAAAAATTAAAATTAAGTTATGAAGATGCCGCTCCTTCGGCCATGATCGGTGCGAGCAATCATTTTGAAGTTGCGATTGCAACCGCAACAATGTTGTTTGGACTTTCATCAGGTGCCGCGCTAGCAACCGTTGTTGGAGTTTTAATCGAAGTCCCCGTCATGTTAATGTTGGTAAAGATTTGTTTGAAAACAAAAAAGTGGTTCGAATAAAAGCAGATGAAGATGGAAAACCAGCGCCCTTAGAAGCAGTGTTTTAAAAACCCGCGCGTCGTCACGGCAGGTTCCTAAGGTAAATTCGCACAGCAGCTTGATAGCACTGGCGTTCCATAAAACGGAGGTTCATTTGTCCAGCAAAGCTGGATAAATTCACTAACAAACTTACGTCACTGGCGTTCCGAAAAAACGGAGGTTCATTTGTCCAGCAAAGCTGGATAAATTCACTAACAAACTTACGTCACTGGCGTTCCGAAAAAACGGAGGTTCATTTGTCCAGCAAAGCTGGATAAATTCACTAACAAACTTACGTNNNNNNNNNNNNNNNNNNNNNNNNNNNNNNNNNNNNNNNNNNNNNNNNNNNNNNNNNNNNNNNNNNNNNNNNNNNNNNNNNNNNNNNNNNNNNNNNNNNNCACTGGCGTTCCGTAAGATTGGAGTTCATTTATGACTAACAACGACATACTCAAAAAAATTAGGGTTGCTTTAAAGCTCAGGGATACAGATATCATTGATATCTTGAGGCTCGCTGACTTTGAGATAACAAACTCACAGCTATCCGCTATATTTCGAAAAGAAGACCATGAAAAATACGTTGAATGCGGCGATCAAATCTTGAGAAGATTCTTAAACGGCCTCATTATAAAATATCGAGGAAAAGATTTCTATAGCTCAAAATAAAGGGTGTTCCGCAGTCTTCGCTTCGCTTAAGCTTTTTTCTTAGCGCTTGCGAGCATATCCTCAGCGTGACTAACAGAAATATTACTTTTCTTATTTCCACTCATCATCTCAGAAAGTTCTTCAACGCGCTCTTTTGAATCCAAAGCAATAACCTTTGTTATGGTGCGACCTTTAACAATTTCTTTGGTGACTTTAAAATGCGAATCAGCAAATGATGCAATTTGAGGTAAATGGGTAATCAAAATCACTTGTCGATCGCTAGACAATTCTTTGAGCTTAGTACCAATCACAGTTCCAAGTCGCCCGCCTATCTGAGCGTCAATCTCATCAAAAATTAATACTGGAATAGGGTCGACCTTGGTCAGAGCTTTTTTTAGTGCGAGCATCACTCTAGCGGCTTCTCCTGAAGATACGATTTCGGCCAAAGGCTTTAAATCCTCGCCTGCGTTTGGACTAATATAAAAAACAACTTTATCCTGACCCTTTGGATGCAAATCAACAAGAGAGATGCGCGCTTCAAAAGTGACATTCTCAATTCCTAAGCTTTTAAGTTCTTTTTCAATTGTCTTTTTTAATTCTTTCGAAGCTTTTTCTCGAAGCAAAGTTAATCCTTTTGCTTGAGCCTTTACGATAATTTCTTTTTTTTGAATTTCTTTCTTTAATTCAGCGTCATTATGTTCCATATCGCTGAGAAGGTCATATTTTGCTTTTGCTTGGATATAAAATTCCTGCGCCTCTTTTATGGTTGGGCCATATTTGCGTTTGATGTTTTCATAAAGATCATATTTTTGATTAATCTCGCGGGCTTCCTCAGGCTCGAAAGAGAGGCTATCCAAATAACTTTTAAGCTCAGCAACAAGTTGGTCGCTATTTTCTTGAACATTATTAAGATATTCTTCGAGCTTTGAAGTTTTATCATCAATCTGAACCAAAGTTTTCATAGCACCAAAAGCCTTATGGATTGTGTCCGAGACTCCGATTTCTGTATTTTCAAAAAGCTGAACTAATGAAGCTGCGCATTCATACAATCTTTCGGCATTATTTACTTTGGCTTGATCTTGACAGACCTCTTCATAAGACTCGTCATCTAAGGGGATTTGGGCGAGTTCTTTGGTTTGATGCTCCAAAAGATCTAAATCTCTGTCTTTAGAGTGAGACATATTCTCAAGGTCTTTTAATTGGGTCTTGAGCTTCAAGTAATCGTGATATATTTCTTGATATTCTTTTTGCTTGTTATCAAAAACAATTAATTGATCTAAGAATTCAATGTGAGATTCTTCAGAAAAAAGCATTTGATGATCATGTGGTCCGTGCAAATCAATGAGATGATTGCCTACAGATTTCAATTGAGCGATAGTTACGGAAAATCCATTTATTTTAATCTTGCTTCGACCATCAGCAAGAAGTTGTCGATTTATAATCAAAGCAGGGTCTTGCTCTGAAATAAAATCGCTCAAACTTTCTTGTTTTTTAAGGCGATCGTCTTTTAATTCAAAGACTGCCTCTATAATGCAGGGTTTTGTGTTATCGCGAATTTGAGAGGGCTTGATTCTTTCGCCTAAGGCAAAACGCAAACCTTCAATAATAATAGATTTTCCTGCTCCTGTTGAGCCGGTCAGGATATTAAGATTTGCCGAGAAATCAATGCTGACTTTCTCAATAAGACCAAAATTTTCTATATTCAACTGTGTAAGCATGGAAATATATTATCATAGAAATAAGCAAGCAGCTACTTTTTGTATTATGAAAAATGTATTATGAAAAAAGGAGGAAGGCGGCAATAAGAAAAAGAGCCAATAATTTACCTCATTGGATCTTTTTTAGCTCCTTTCTTGAAATTTTTTATTCCAGGAAAAATCCTGGAAAAATCCTGGAAAAATTCTCTGCTAGAATAATGTATTAAAAGAGTGTACAATATAAATAATCTTCATTAACAGAAAGGTAAAAATGAGCAATAAATTATTTATACAGATAGTAGCATTGATGGTTATTTTTATGGCTTTAGTAATCGTTGCAAAGAAGACCTGCAAAAAGGTTTGTCCAATGACAAAATGCGCAACATCCACCATGATGAAAGCTATGTAACAAAAAAATCAAGAAAGACTGCTTCTTGAACAACCTCAAGATTTATCTTGAGGTTGTTTTCTTGAGACTTTTTTTTAACCAGAAGTCGCAACAAATTGCGACACTGAGGTCCTGCGGGCAAATTTTGCTACTGCAAAATCCAGGTTAATTCAATATTAACATTTTCTCAACTTATATTTTATTACGGTTGTATAGGGCGAGAATTATATCGGAAGGAGAGTATATGAAAAAATCCATTGGTCCAAATACGATTGTGTTTCCAACACCTGTTCTTATTGTGGGAACTTATGATAAGGGGGGCAAGCCTAATGCTATGACGGTTGCTTGGGGTGGACTTTGCTGTTCTATTCCGCCGTGCGTGGCGATTTCTTTGCGCGAAGCTACTCATAGCTACGGTAATTTAATGAGCCGTAAGGCGTTCACAATTAGCATTCCTTCTGAGAAATACATTAAGGAAGCTGATTATCTCGGCATAATTTCAGGAGCGACAGAAGATAAGCTTGCCGCGATGAAACTTACGGCTGTTAAAAGTAATCTTGTTGATGCTCCTTATATTAAAGAATTTCCTCTTGTTCTAGAGTGTAGCGTGATCCAAACTGCGAAAATTGGTTTGCATACACAATTTATCGGAGAAATTAAAGATATTAAGGTTGATGAAGATATGATTAAAAACCTTAAAATACCAGATATAGAGAAAATAAAACCTTTTAGTTTTAATCCTGCGACCCGAACATATTATGGGATAGGCAAGTATTTGGGCGATGCCTTTTCGATTGGGAGAAAAAAATGAGAAAACCCAATTGTAACTTTGTGCATAAGCATATAAATAGAGAAAAGAGCACATAAATTCATTAACAATTTTCTATGTCGATCCATTTTAATCATCACATTTTTTATTCTCTATTCCTAGACACGTCTTTTGTAAGTTGTTAGAATAGCTTATGAATTACATCCTATCCATCGACCAAGGCACAACAGGGAGTCGAGCGGTTGTCTACGACAAGCATGGCAAAGTGAAGACAAGCGCTTACGAGGAATTTCCTCAATATTTTCCACACCCAGGATGGGTTGAACACAACCCTGACGAAATCTGGAAAAGCGTTAAACATTGCATTCAAGAAATCTTAAAAAGAATTCCAAGAAATTCTATCGCCGCGATTGGCGTTACCAATCAAAGAGAAACAACAATTGTCTGGGATAAGATAACTGGCAAACCCATTAATAATGCAATTGTTTGGCAATGCCGACGCACGGTAAAGCGTTGCGATGATTTAAAAAAAGACAAAAGAATAGTTAGCCTCATAAAAAGGAGCACTGGCCTTCCAGTTGACGCCTATTTTTCCGCAACAAAAATTGAATGGATTCTAAAAAATGTCAAGGGCGCCAAGCTTAAAGCAAAACAGGGAAGACTTCTTTTTGGCACAACGGATTCGTGGATTTTATGGAAACTAACGGGCGGCGCTGTGCACGCAACAGACTGCACCAATGCTTCGCGAACAATGATTTTTAATATTGAGAAGCTTATTTGGGACGATGCACTTTTAAAGAAATTTAGAATTCCGAAAACAATGCTACCTGACGTAAAACCATCATCAGGCATATTTGGCCACACTGTAAAAATAGGCAACCTTCCTAAAGGTATTCCAATTTCTGGAATCGCCGGAGACCAACAAGCTGCCCTTTTTGGCCAAACTTGTTTTGAGCCAGGAACCATAAAAAATACTTATGGCACAGGCTGCTTTTTATTGCTCAATACAGGCAAACGCCGCATTACATCAAAACACGGACTGATCACAACGTTAGGTTGCGACTCAAAAGGGCATCATGCGTATGTCCTTGAAGGTGCTGTTTTTGTTGCCGGAGCGGCTATTCAATGGTTGCGCGACGGGCTTAACCTTTTGCATAAAGCATCTGAATCTGAAAATATGGCCAAAGCAATAAAAGGCAACGAAGGCGTTTATTTTGTGCCTGCGTTTGTCGGTCTTGGCGCACCGTATTGGGATCAAAGCGCACGCGGCAGCATTACCGGCTTTACCCGTGGCACAACAAAAAACCATATTGTGCGCGCAGCTCTTGAAAGCATGTGCTATCAGACCAAAGATGTTGTTGTAGCAATGCAAAAAGATTCAGGATTAAAAATCAAACATTTAAAAATTGACGGCGGGGCAGTCGCTAATAATTTCTTATGTCAATTTCAATCTGATATCTTAGGAAGCCGCGTTGTTCGACCCAGAGGAATCGAAACAACATCACTAGGAGCTGCATATCTAGCCGGTCTTGCTGTTAAATATTGGCGTAATGCAAACGAAATAAAGAAATGCTGGAAAAAAGATAAGGAATTTTCTCCAAAAATAAACAAGAAAACATCGGCTAAGCTTTACTCAGGTTGGCTAAGGGCTGTTGAACGGACACTTTCTAATAAATGATCTACGATATCATCATTATTGGCGCAGGCGTTGTCGGTACATCGATTGCACGCGAACTGGCTCGCTATCAATTAAAAATCGCACTTGTTGAAAAAGAACAAGAGCTTGCCTTTGGTGTTTCCAAATCGAATAGCGGCATTATTCATCCTGGCACACAAAACTCTTTCAACTCACTTAAAGGAAAACTTTGTGTCAAAGGCAATAAGCTGATTCGAAAAATTGCTCGAGAACTTGGCGTTGATTTTAAAGAAGTCGGTGAGCTAATTGTTGCATTCAACGATCAGGACATGGCTCACCTTGAGAAACTTAAAAATGAAGGCACGCGTTTAAAAGTGCCTCGATTAAGAATTGTCAACCGTGCGTGGCTTACAAGTTACGAGCCAAATCTTTCAAAGGCGGCTGTCGGCGCACTTTATGCGCCAACAGCCGGCATTGTGAGCCCGTATCGGTTAGCTTACGATATGGCTGAAAATGCAGTGCGAAATGGTGTAAAAATTTATACCAATTCTAAGGTAACTGAAATCTCACAAGTAAAATCAGAAAAAGATTCAAAAGCACATTTTGAAATTACAACGCCAAATGGAATACTTAATGCGAGATACGTTATTAACGCTGCTGGCTTGTTTGCCGATGAAATTTCGCGTCTCGTTGGCATTGATAATTTCAAGATAACTCCGCGCAAAGGTGAAGAATTTATATTAGATAAAAAACGCGAACACATGACCAATCACTTACTTTTTCCGCTTCCCACAAAAACGTCTAAGGGCATCTTAGTCATTAAAACCTCCGATGGAAATCCGATGATTGGCCCGACTGCCGAAGATTGCGCCGACAAAGAGGACCTTTCCACATCAGAGGAGGGATTAAAAAAAGTTTTAGAAGGTGTCAGTCGCATGATTCCAACAATTAATAAAAATGATATTATTGCTTATTTTGCAGGATTGCGGCCTGTGGCTGGCGATGATTTTATCATCCGCCATGAAAGTACAGTACCGGGCTTTGTCAACGTAGCCGGCATTCAATCACCAGGGTTAACCGCAGCACCGGCAATTGCGCTCATGGTTTGTGATATTTTAAAATCATCAGGATTAAAATTAGAAAAGAGAAGAGTTTTTCACGCGCACCGCAAAAAGACAGCTCACCTATTCTCTTTGTCATTAGCAAAAATACGAAAATTTATTAAAAAAAATCCTTCTTATGGCGACATTGTGTGCCGTTGCGAAATGGTTTCAAAAAAAGAAATTGAAGAAGCCATTGATCGAGGCGCAACCACGCTTGACGGAATAAAATTTCGAACACGCGCACAAGCCGGTCGTTGCCACGGCGGATTTTGCACACCGAGAATCCTCAAAATCCTTTCACAGCGTTTAGAGAAATTGCCAACTGAAATTACAAAAAATGGCTCGGGTTCAGAAATGATTGCAGAGGAACGCGACAATGACTGAGCAAAACCTTGTGATTGTCGGAGGAGGTCCCGCTGGTCTAGCGGCAGCCCTTTGCGCCTACCGTAATGGTGTTAAAGATATTCTTGTGATTGAACGAGACCAGCAATTAGGCGGAATACTTAATCAATGCATTCATCCCGGGTTTGGCTTAGAGTATTTTAAAAAAATTCTCACAGGCCCAGAATATGCCCAAAGAGTGATCGAAGAAATAAAATTAATTCCGGAAATCAAAATCAGCTTGAGTTCTTTTGTTGTCCGCTTAGAAAGAAACAAAACTCTCACAGTGTTAAAGCCAGGATGCCTCCAGCAGATTAGATCCAAGGCTTTAATTATGGCAACCGGATGTCGCGAAAAAACACGAGAGATGGTGCATCTTGCGGGCACGCGTCCTGCTGGCATATTTTCAGCCGGTCTTGCTCAAAAATTAATTAACATCGAGGGATTTCTTCCTGGCAAGAAAATTGTGATTATCGGCTCGGGCGACATTGGACTTATTATGGCACGTCGCTTTACTCTAGAAGGCGCAGAAATCAAAGCTGTTATTGAGATTCAAAAAGAAAGTCGAGGACTTATCCGAAACGTTGTTCAATGCTTGGAAGATTTTGATATTCCTATTTATTTCAATCACAAAATTGCGCGCATTCATGGAAACAAACGCGTTGAGAAAGTTGATGTCGTCAAGGCAGATGATCATTCTAATTCAATCCCTGGATCAGAGTTTACCATCGACTGCGACACTGTTTTAGTCTCTGTTGGGCTGATTCCAGAAAATGAATTGATTGAAATGGCTGGCGTTGCCGTTAACAAAAAAACAAATTGTCCTATATCCGATGAGCTTAATACAACAAATATCCCAGGACTTTTTGTCTGCGGTAATTCTTTTAAAGTTTACGATCTCGTGGATTCTGTCTCTCGCGATAGCGAAATTGCTGGACAGCAAGCTTCCGAATACCTGCGGAGCCTAATATGATAAAAAAATTTATTTGTATCGAATGCCCTAAGGGGTGCGAAGTCATCGTCACGACTAACGACCATAGCGAAATCATGACACTCGCAGGAAACAATTGCGAAAAAGGAGAGGTTTACGTTAGGGCAGAAATTGAGAATCCAACGAGAGTATTGACCTCATCGGTTTTAGCAAAAGGACTCTCGCTTAAAATGATTCCTGTCAAAACAAGCAAACCAATTCCAAAATCAAGAATCTTTGATGCCATGAATGAAATAAAGAGAATACGTGTCACAACGCCAATCCGCTGCGGAGATGTTGTCTGTCGAGATTTCTTAGGACTTGGCGTCAATCTTGTTGTAACGAGGGGATGTCCGAGAAACGATTAAAAGTATAATAAATTTAAAATCAATTAAAACAAAAAAAGAAAGAGGTGTCGCATGAAAATAAAAGTTCTTTTCTTAACTATGGCTATCAGCATACTTCTCGCATCTGCTGCTTACGCGCATCCACCATCTGACATAAAAATAACTTTTGATCCTGAAACAAAAATACTTCAGGCTATTATTTATCACAGCACCAGTAATCCCGCTCAACATTATATTAATAAAATTGATGTCGCCTTAAATGGAAAGGAAATTATTAGTCAAGAAATTAGCCGCGAAGATAACAATTTAACACAAACTGCAAGCTATCTAATTTCAGACGCAAAACCAGGCGATGTTCTTTCTGTGGAAGGCTACTGCAGCATTAGTGGAAAATTGGGAAAAGAAATAACAGTTCGGGAAAATGCCAATAAGTAGATAGATTCAAAAGAAGGTTTCGCGTCACCCTAAAAAGGCTCTTCGAATAAATTTACCTAAAAAGGTCTACATTGCTATCATTCCGCAAAATTAAGGTTCATTGTTGGTTTTTCACGCCTTGCGTTTAAAACTCACGGTATGAAGAAATAATCTTAATCTCATAAGTTAAAAATGGCTCTAAGAAATAGGAATAAATTAATTTTCTACCATAGTAACTCACTAAGAAAGTAAACTAAGAAGGTAAACTTTTTATTGAAATGTCGATAAATAAATATATAATGGTTAAATTATAAATATAACTTTACTGAGGGGAATAATTTCAATGTATGCCATAACAAAAAAAGAAAAGATTGCATCAGAGATATACCTTGTCGAATTCGAATTTATGGATTTAGCAAAAGCGGCTTCTCCAGGTCAATTTGTAATATTGCGTATCGATGAAAAAGGCGAACGATTTCCTTTGACTTTATTTGATTGGAACACGGAGAAAGGCACAATTCAGGTCGTATGTCAGGCTATTGGCGTAAGCACAAGAAAACTGTGCGCTTTGAATGAAGGGGATTCCATACTTGATATTGTCGGCCCACTTGGTCGGGCTACCGACACCAAAAACATCGGAAAAGTTATTTGCATTGGCGGTGGCGTTGGGACTGCCGAGGCTTATCCCATCGCAAAAAAGATGAAAGAAAATGGTAACGATGTTACGGTTATAATCGGAGCGCGAAATAAAGATTTTGTTATTTGCGAAGAAAAAATGCGAGCGGTTTGCCATACGGTTCATGTGGCGACAGATGACGGAACGCAAGGAAAAAAAGGTTTTGTGACAGATGTTCTGCGCGATCTTTTAGAAAAGGATACGCCAGACCTTGTCTTTGCCATAGGACCTGCCGTTATGATGAAAAAAGTTGCTGAAATGACAAAAGAAAAAAATATCAAGACATTAGTTTCTCTAAATTCAATCATGATAGATGGAACAGGCATGTGCGGCGGATGCAGGGTTTTGGTTGGTGAGAAGGTTAAATTCGCTTGTGTGGATGGACCTGAATTCGATGGTCATCAGGTCGATTTTGAAGACATGATGAGCAGAGGCAAACGATACCATGATAAGGAAGAAATAGCGCTGCAACAGCATGGCGGTGTATGTCGAAGAGGACGGGCACACTAAATTTAAATACATTTTCGGGATCAACAAAAAATATTGACTTTAAAAAGATTGTTTAAATGAGAGAACAAAATCCAAAAGAAAGAATCAAAAACTTTAATGAAGTACCCTACGGCTACAATAAAGAAGAAGCGATCGCCGAGGCATCACGATGTCTTCAGTGTAAAAAACCACCTTGTGTTAAAGGGTGTCCTGTTGAGGTAAACATCCCTGCGTTTATTCTAGCGATAAAAGAAGACAGATTTCTTGACGCCATAAAAATCATAAAAGAGACTAATAATCTACCGGCTGTATGTGGCAGGGTATGCCCTCAGGAAGATCAGTGCGAAAAGTTATGTGTGCTACAGAAGAAAGGCAACCCGATCGATATCGGTAGCCTTGAACGATTTGCGGCAGACTGGAGCCGGGAAAATAAACAAGTTCCGATTAATCATAAAAAGTCTAAAAAAATTGACGGCGAAATGATTGCCGTAATAGGCGCAGGACCATCGGGGCTAACATGCGCTTCGGATTTAGCGCTGCTGGGCTACAAGGTAACTATTTTTGAAGCGTTGCACAAACCAGGCGGAGTGCTGACTTATGGGATTCCTGAATTCAGACTTCCAAAGAATATTGTTATGGATGAGGTCGCTGCCATTGAATATCTAGGAGTAAATGTTAAATATAATTTTGTCATAGGAAAAATCAAGTCAATTGACGAATTGCGACAAGAAGGATACAAGGCTTTTTATATTGCCTCTGGAGCAGGTCTCCCATATTTTATGAATATTCCGGGTGAAAATCTTAACGGAGTTTATTCAGCCAACGAGTTTTTAACACGAATTAATCTTATGAAGGCGTATAAATTTCCCGAATATGATACTCCGATAAAAGTAGGGAAAAAAGTTGCGGTTATCGGAGCCGGCAATGTTGCGATAGATTCGGCCAGGTCAGCTTTACGGCTTGGGGCTGAGAAAGTCTATATTGTTTATCGGCGCACTGAACAAGAAATGCCGGCTCGGTTAGATGAAATACACCACGCCGAGGAAGAAGGCATCATCTTCCATCTTCTGACAAGCCCTATCAAAATACTCGGAGATGAATCCAAAGAAGTTAAAAAAATTCTCTGCATCAAAAACAAACTTGGCGACCCCGATGATAGCGGCAGAAGACGTCCGTTACCTATAGCCAAATCTGAATTTGAGATGACAACGGATACTGTTGTCGTTGCTATTGGTAATGGGCCAAACCCTATTTTACAGGATACGATAAAGGGTTTGCAGTTAAATCGATGGGGAAATATCGAAGCAGATAAAAATACATGCATAACGAATATTAAAGATATCTTTGCGGGTGGAGACATTGTTACTGGTGCAGCCACGGTCATCGCGGCTATGGGTGCAGGGAAGCGCGCGGCCAGGGCAATCAATGAGCATATACAAAGTTAATCGTTATTATTAAATTATGCAAAACAACATAACCATGGAGAATAAAAAAAATGGAAAACAAAACTAGTTACAGTAAAAGGGTGTTGGAAATAGTTAAAAAACGTGACAATAAAGAACCTGAATTTCTACAGGCAGTTGAGGAAGTTTTGGAATCCCTGGAACCATTTTTGAAAAAAAATAAAAAATACGAAGATGGCGGTATCTTAGAGCGTATTGTTGAACCGGAACGACAGATCATATTTCGGGTACCTTGGCAAGACGACAAAGGCGCTATCCACGTTAATCGCGGATTTCGTATTGAATTCAATAGCGCTATCGGACCGTATAAAGGTGGATTACGTTTTCATCCAACTGTAAATCTAAGCATTCTAAAATTTCTCGGATTTGAACAAGTCTTTAAGAATGCTTTAACCACGCTGCCGATGGGCGGAGGTAAAGGTGGATCTGATTTTGATCCAAAAGGGAAATCAAATAACGAAGTTATGCGCTTTTGTCAATCTTTTATGATAGAACTACAGCGACATATAGGACCAAATACAGACGTTCCTGCTGGGGATATCGGGGTTGGTGGTCGTGAAATAGGCTTTTTATTTGGACAGTACAAACGTATTCGTAATGAGTTTACCGGTGTCTTAACAGGTAAAGCGTTGAATTGGGGAGGATCATTGATACGTCCGGAAGCTACGGGTTACGGATGCGTTTATTTTGTTCAGGAAATGTTGAAAACAAAAGGAGATTCTTTAAAAGGCAAGACGTGCGCGGTATCTGGTTCG includes the following:
- a CDS encoding FAD-dependent oxidoreductase, which gives rise to MTEQNLVIVGGGPAGLAAALCAYRNGVKDILVIERDQQLGGILNQCIHPGFGLEYFKKILTGPEYAQRVIEEIKLIPEIKISLSSFVVRLERNKTLTVLKPGCLQQIRSKALIMATGCREKTREMVHLAGTRPAGIFSAGLAQKLINIEGFLPGKKIVIIGSGDIGLIMARRFTLEGAEIKAVIEIQKESRGLIRNVVQCLEDFDIPIYFNHKIARIHGNKRVEKVDVVKADDHSNSIPGSEFTIDCDTVLVSVGLIPENELIEMAGVAVNKKTNCPISDELNTTNIPGLFVCGNSFKVYDLVDSVSRDSEIAGQQASEYLRSLI
- a CDS encoding DUF1667 domain-containing protein, with amino-acid sequence MIKKFICIECPKGCEVIVTTNDHSEIMTLAGNNCEKGEVYVRAEIENPTRVLTSSVLAKGLSLKMIPVKTSKPIPKSRIFDAMNEIKRIRVTTPIRCGDVVCRDFLGLGVNLVVTRGCPRND
- a CDS encoding sulfide/dihydroorotate dehydrogenase-like FAD/NAD-binding protein — its product is MYAITKKEKIASEIYLVEFEFMDLAKAASPGQFVILRIDEKGERFPLTLFDWNTEKGTIQVVCQAIGVSTRKLCALNEGDSILDIVGPLGRATDTKNIGKVICIGGGVGTAEAYPIAKKMKENGNDVTVIIGARNKDFVICEEKMRAVCHTVHVATDDGTQGKKGFVTDVLRDLLEKDTPDLVFAIGPAVMMKKVAEMTKEKNIKTLVSLNSIMIDGTGMCGGCRVLVGEKVKFACVDGPEFDGHQVDFEDMMSRGKRYHDKEEIALQQHGGVCRRGRAH
- the gltA gene encoding NADPH-dependent glutamate synthase; this translates as MREQNPKERIKNFNEVPYGYNKEEAIAEASRCLQCKKPPCVKGCPVEVNIPAFILAIKEDRFLDAIKIIKETNNLPAVCGRVCPQEDQCEKLCVLQKKGNPIDIGSLERFAADWSRENKQVPINHKKSKKIDGEMIAVIGAGPSGLTCASDLALLGYKVTIFEALHKPGGVLTYGIPEFRLPKNIVMDEVAAIEYLGVNVKYNFVIGKIKSIDELRQEGYKAFYIASGAGLPYFMNIPGENLNGVYSANEFLTRINLMKAYKFPEYDTPIKVGKKVAVIGAGNVAIDSARSALRLGAEKVYIVYRRTEQEMPARLDEIHHAEEEGIIFHLLTSPIKILGDESKEVKKILCIKNKLGDPDDSGRRRPLPIAKSEFEMTTDTVVVAIGNGPNPILQDTIKGLQLNRWGNIEADKNTCITNIKDIFAGGDIVTGAATVIAAMGAGKRAARAINEHIQS
- the gdhA gene encoding NADP-specific glutamate dehydrogenase, which gives rise to MENKTSYSKRVLEIVKKRDNKEPEFLQAVEEVLESLEPFLKKNKKYEDGGILERIVEPERQIIFRVPWQDDKGAIHVNRGFRIEFNSAIGPYKGGLRFHPTVNLSILKFLGFEQVFKNALTTLPMGGGKGGSDFDPKGKSNNEVMRFCQSFMIELQRHIGPNTDVPAGDIGVGGREIGFLFGQYKRIRNEFTGVLTGKALNWGGSLIRPEATGYGCVYFVQEMLKTKGDSLKGKTCAVSGSGNVAQYTVEKLLELGAKVVTLSDSNGSIYIKTGIDSKKLKIVMELKNVKRGRIQECKKELQCEYYPNKKPWNVKCDIAFPSATQNEINENDAKTLVKNGCMAIGEGANMPTTPEGVKVFQDAKILYAPGKAANAGGVATSGLEMSQNSMRLSWSREEVDKKLQQIMVSIHENCVKWGQCQDHVDYVKGANIAGFVKIADAMLDQGVI